CCGGTCAGTTCTTCAATGACAGTTTCGTTGAACGCGTTACGCACGTCCGGGCGGTTGAGCGTGACGGTGGCGACGTGCGCGTCGACACGGAGTTTGAGTGTGGCGAGATTCATGTCGGGATTCCTGGTTGATCCGAAGGCGCGGGCACGGGGGCTGGCGATTACATGCGGAACAGGCCGAAGCGCGTTTCCGGAATCGGGGCGTTGAGCGCGGCGGACAGGCCCAGACCGAGCACGGTGCGCGTGTCGGCGGGATCGATCACGCCGTCGTCCCACAAGCGCGCGCTTGCATAGAACGGATGGCCCTGACGCTCGTACTGGTCGCGGATCGGCTGCTTGAAGGCCTCTTCCTCCCCGGCGCTCCACTGGCCGCCCTTGGCTTCGATGCCGTCGCGCTTGACGGTGGCGAGCACCGAAGCGGCCTGCTCGCCGCCCATCACCGAGATACGCGCATTCGGCCACATCCACAGAAAGCGCGGCGAATAGGCGCGCCCGCACATGCCGTAGTTACCGGCACCGAACGAGCCGCCGATGATGACGGTGAACTTCGGCACGTTGGCCGTGGCGACTGCCGTCACCATCTTTGCGCCGTGCTTGGCGATCCCTTCGTTCTCGTACTTGCGCCCGACCATGAAGCCGGTGATGTTTTGCAGGAAGATCAGCGGAATCTTGCGCTGGCAGCACAACTCGATGAAGTGCGCGCCCTTTTGCGCCGACTCCGAGAACAGGATGCCGTTGTTCGCCACGATGCCGACCGGGTAGCCCCACAGATGCGCGAAGCCGCACACGAGGGTGGTGCCGTAACGGGCCTTGAATTCGTCGAACTCGGAGCCGTCGACCAGACGCGCGATCACCTCGCGCACGTCGAACGGCTTTTTCGTATCGGCGGGGATCACGCCATAGAGTTCGCGCGCGTCGTACTTCGGCTCGACCGGCGCCCTGACGGCCACGGTGGCCGGCTTGCGACGGTTCAGGTTCGCCACGATGCTGCGCGCAATGGACAGGGCGTGCGCGTCGTTCTGCGCGAAGTGATCGGCGACCCCCGACAGACGCGTGTGAACGTCTGCACCGCCGAGGTCTTCGGCGCTCACTTCCTCGCCCGTGGCAGCTTTCACCAGCGGCGGGCCGCCAAGGAAAATCGTGCCCTGTTCCTTGACGATGACCGACTCGTCGCTCATGGCGGGCACATAGGCGCCACCGGCCGTGCACGAACCCATTACCACGGCGATCTGCGGGATGCCCTGCGCGGACATTTGCGCCTGGTTGTAGAAAATGCGTCCGAAGTGGTCGCGATCCGGAAAGACATCGTCCTGATTCGGCAGGTTCGCGCCGCCCGAGTCGACCAGATAGATGCACGGCAGATGGTTCTGCTCGGCGATCTCCTGCGCGCGCAGGTGCTTCTTGACCGTCATCGGGTAGTAGGTGCCGCCTTTGACCGTGGCATCGTTGCACACGATCACACATTCCTGGCCCGATACGCGGCCGATGCCGGTAATGATGCCGGCGCCCGGCGCATCGTCGTGATACATGCCGGTGGCGGCGAGTTGCGAGAGTTCGAGAAATGGTGAACCCGGATCGAGCAGTTGCTGCACGCGATCGCGTGGCAGCAGCTTGCCGCGGCCGACGTGCTTCTTGCGCGCCGCCTCACCGCCGCCACCGGCCAGTTGCGCGATACGGGCGCGCAGTTCGTCGACGACGGTCTGCATGGCGGATGCGTTGCGTGCAAAGTCTTCGCCGCGCGGGTTGAGTTTGCTTTCGAGAATCGGCATGTGACGAAATCCGGTGGAGTGTGAGTTGTTGTCGTTACGTGCTTGTCTGGGCTTGCGAGCGGTATGCGGCCGGTCGCCGGGCGCGCCGCCGTCAGTCGAACAGATCGCCGTCGATATAGCGCCAGCGGCCGTCGCCGGTTCGCTCGAAACGGCTGCGTTCGTGCAAGCGGTGTGCGCGGCCGCCGACCTTGTATCGGGCGACGAATTCGACCTCGGCGTGCGTGTCGTCGCGTTGCAGATGCGCCTTGACCTGAAGGCCGAGCCATTGCGGTGCGTCGTCGAAGTCGAGCGTGGGCGGGCGCGTGCGCGCCGCCCAGGTGTCGAGCAGATAAGGGGCGTTGTGCCGCACGAAGGCGGTGTAGCGCGAGCGCATCAGCGCTTCGGCGGTGGGCGGGATCTCGCCGCGGTCGATATAACGGGCGCAGCAATCGTCGAACGAGATGCCACCGCAGGGGCAGGCTTCGCGTTCGTTGTCCTGCGACGATTGGGGGCGTGCCATGGTGTCTTGCCTTGTTGTCAGATTCGGCCCTGCTTCATGCAGGCCTCGACTTGCGGGAGGCGGTCGAACCCCCAGAACGGTTCGCCGTCGACGATCACGAACGGCGAGCCGAACACGCCGCGCGCGATCGCCAGATCGATCTCCGCCTTGAGGTGGTCCTTGGCGGCCGGCGAGTGCATGCCGGTGTCCAGTGCCGCGCCGTCGATGCCGAGCGCCTCGCCCAGCCGCACCAGCTCGGCGGGGTCGCCGATGTTCACGTCGTCGACGTACAGCGCGCGGAAGATCGATTTCGCGAACTCGGCCGACAGGTCGCCGCCGCGATGATCCTGCACCCACAGCACGGCGCGCTCGGCTGCCTGCGTGGGGATCGGGAAATGCGTCGGCCGTTTGTAGTCGATGCCATGAAAGCGCGCGGTGCGCTCCACGTCGTGCCGCAGATACTCCGTCTTGATCGGATGCTGCACCGGTGCCCCCGTGCCGTTCACCTTGTAGACGATGTCGAGCAGGATCGGATGCCACGCGACACCGCGCCCGTTGCGAGACGCGATGTCGTCGATGCAGGTGCTCGAAAAATACCCGTAGGGCGATGCGAAGTCGAAATAAAAGTCGATGGCGGACGTCATGTTGGCTCCGTTCCGAGTGACGTTTCTGGCCCGCGAATCAAAAGATATGGCGGTACGGCGATAGCTTGTTATGGACTGCGCGATGCGTCTATTCGTTGTTCGACCGAGTGCCTGGGAGTGCCGCTCACCAGGGCAGAGCGTTGCCGTCGTAATTGTAGAAACCACCATTGTGTGTCTCACGCGCGGCCGGTGCACGCGCGAGCACGCCGCGCATGCCCGCCACGCTGGTCTGCACGTCGATGTCGGCGTTCTCCCCGCCCATGTCGGTACGTACCCAGCCCGGATGCAGGGCGACGCAGGTGGCGCGTTGCGCTTCGAGCGACACTGCCTTGACCACTGAGTTCACGGCGGCCTTGCTCGCGCGGTACAG
This is a stretch of genomic DNA from Pandoraea faecigallinarum. It encodes these proteins:
- a CDS encoding carboxyl transferase domain-containing protein yields the protein MPILESKLNPRGEDFARNASAMQTVVDELRARIAQLAGGGGEAARKKHVGRGKLLPRDRVQQLLDPGSPFLELSQLAATGMYHDDAPGAGIITGIGRVSGQECVIVCNDATVKGGTYYPMTVKKHLRAQEIAEQNHLPCIYLVDSGGANLPNQDDVFPDRDHFGRIFYNQAQMSAQGIPQIAVVMGSCTAGGAYVPAMSDESVIVKEQGTIFLGGPPLVKAATGEEVSAEDLGGADVHTRLSGVADHFAQNDAHALSIARSIVANLNRRKPATVAVRAPVEPKYDARELYGVIPADTKKPFDVREVIARLVDGSEFDEFKARYGTTLVCGFAHLWGYPVGIVANNGILFSESAQKGAHFIELCCQRKIPLIFLQNITGFMVGRKYENEGIAKHGAKMVTAVATANVPKFTVIIGGSFGAGNYGMCGRAYSPRFLWMWPNARISVMGGEQAASVLATVKRDGIEAKGGQWSAGEEEAFKQPIRDQYERQGHPFYASARLWDDGVIDPADTRTVLGLGLSAALNAPIPETRFGLFRM
- a CDS encoding YchJ family protein, which codes for MARPQSSQDNEREACPCGGISFDDCCARYIDRGEIPPTAEALMRSRYTAFVRHNAPYLLDTWAARTRPPTLDFDDAPQWLGLQVKAHLQRDDTHAEVEFVARYKVGGRAHRLHERSRFERTGDGRWRYIDGDLFD
- a CDS encoding 2-hydroxychromene-2-carboxylate isomerase — encoded protein: MTSAIDFYFDFASPYGYFSSTCIDDIASRNGRGVAWHPILLDIVYKVNGTGAPVQHPIKTEYLRHDVERTARFHGIDYKRPTHFPIPTQAAERAVLWVQDHRGGDLSAEFAKSIFRALYVDDVNIGDPAELVRLGEALGIDGAALDTGMHSPAAKDHLKAEIDLAIARGVFGSPFVIVDGEPFWGFDRLPQVEACMKQGRI